The Pseudomonas sp. TH06 genome has a window encoding:
- a CDS encoding ABC transporter ATP-binding protein, translating into MSQVDSNAGASDVLVSFRGVQKSYDGENLIVKDLNLDIRKGEFLTLLGPSGSGKTTSLMMLAGFETPTAGEILLAGRSINNVPPHKRDIGMVFQNYALFPHMTVAENLAFPLTVRGLNKSDVSDRVKKVLSMVQLDAFASRYPAQLSGGQQQRVALARALVFEPQLVLMDEPLGALDKQLREHMQMEIKHLHQRLGVTVVYVTHDQGEALTMSDRVAVFHQGEIQQIAPPRTLYEEPKNTFVANFIGENNRLNGRLLSQSGERCVVELGRGEKVEALAVNVGQTGEPVTLSIRPERVSLNGSSDQCVNRFSGRVAEFIYLGDHVRVRLEVCGKTDFFVKQPIAELDPALAVGDVVPLGWQVEHVRALDPLLEAN; encoded by the coding sequence ATGAGCCAGGTCGATTCAAACGCAGGGGCCAGTGATGTGCTGGTCAGCTTTCGTGGAGTGCAGAAGAGCTACGACGGCGAGAACCTGATCGTCAAAGACCTCAACCTGGACATTCGCAAAGGCGAATTTCTTACCCTGCTCGGGCCGTCCGGTTCAGGCAAGACCACCAGCCTGATGATGCTCGCCGGTTTCGAGACGCCGACGGCCGGTGAAATTCTCCTGGCGGGTCGCTCAATCAACAACGTACCGCCGCACAAGCGCGACATCGGCATGGTGTTCCAGAACTACGCGCTGTTCCCGCACATGACCGTCGCGGAAAACCTCGCCTTCCCGCTGACCGTACGTGGTCTGAACAAAAGTGATGTCAGCGACCGCGTGAAGAAAGTCCTCAGCATGGTCCAGCTCGACGCGTTCGCTTCGCGCTATCCGGCGCAGCTGTCCGGTGGTCAGCAGCAACGTGTGGCCCTGGCCCGCGCCTTGGTGTTCGAGCCGCAACTGGTGCTGATGGACGAACCGCTCGGTGCCCTCGATAAACAACTGCGCGAACACATGCAGATGGAAATCAAACACCTGCACCAGCGCCTCGGTGTGACCGTGGTCTACGTGACTCACGATCAGGGTGAAGCGCTGACCATGTCTGATCGCGTCGCGGTGTTCCATCAAGGCGAAATCCAGCAGATCGCGCCACCGCGCACGCTTTACGAAGAACCGAAAAACACCTTTGTCGCCAACTTCATCGGCGAGAACAACCGCCTCAACGGTCGCCTGCTCAGCCAGAGCGGCGAGCGCTGCGTGGTCGAGTTGGGGCGTGGCGAAAAGGTCGAGGCGCTGGCGGTCAACGTCGGCCAGACCGGCGAACCGGTGACCCTCTCGATTCGCCCGGAGCGTGTGAGCCTCAACGGTTCGAGCGATCAATGCGTCAACCGCTTCTCAGGGAGGGTGGCGGAATTCATCTATCTGGGCGACCACGTCCGGGTTCGCCTGGAAGTCTGCGGCAAGACCGACTTCTTCGTGAAACAACCGATTGCCGAGCTCGATCCAGCGCTCGCCGTCGGCGACGTGGTACCGCTTGGCTGGCAGGTCGAGCACGTTCGCGCGCTTGACCCGCTTTTAGAGGCGAACTGA
- a CDS encoding alpha/beta hydrolase family protein, translated as MPSVYRLAMPALCLSLILPCAFSVNAADPAPAAAAEKSAAEKPAERQPLLERSQEEAAALERKVPAQEQQQLQAASDTFLALWKPANTADPKGAVILIPGAGETADWPQAIGPLRRKLPDVEWSSLSITLPDLQADAIAPRVVEAAAAPKAPESGSKDSTTAQPIEQAAGGEAEVADQVVAETTEEQSKADAERIFARIDAAIAYAEQQSARRIVVLGHGTGAYWAARYLSERQTAQVEKFVMVDAQAPVKAKPALAELTPTLKLPTADIFYMDKPLDRNAALERMQASKRLKTSAFSQVALKALPDNKAEQEQLFRRVRGWLNAQNTD; from the coding sequence ATGCCCTCTGTCTACCGCCTGGCAATGCCAGCATTGTGCCTGTCGCTGATCCTGCCTTGTGCGTTTTCCGTCAACGCAGCCGATCCGGCACCTGCCGCCGCTGCGGAAAAATCCGCCGCAGAAAAACCGGCCGAACGCCAGCCATTGCTTGAGCGTAGTCAGGAAGAGGCCGCCGCACTGGAACGTAAAGTCCCGGCGCAGGAACAGCAGCAGTTGCAGGCCGCCAGCGACACCTTTCTCGCTTTGTGGAAACCGGCCAACACTGCCGACCCCAAAGGCGCGGTGATCCTCATCCCCGGCGCTGGCGAAACCGCTGACTGGCCTCAGGCCATCGGCCCATTGCGGCGCAAGTTGCCGGACGTTGAATGGAGCAGCCTGAGTATCACTCTGCCCGACCTGCAAGCCGATGCCATCGCGCCGCGCGTGGTCGAAGCGGCTGCCGCCCCGAAAGCGCCTGAGTCGGGCAGCAAGGATTCGACCACCGCGCAACCGATCGAGCAAGCGGCGGGCGGTGAGGCTGAAGTTGCCGATCAGGTGGTTGCCGAGACAACCGAAGAACAATCCAAGGCCGATGCCGAACGCATCTTCGCGCGAATCGACGCAGCCATTGCCTACGCCGAACAGCAAAGTGCGCGGCGCATTGTTGTGCTCGGTCACGGTACCGGTGCGTATTGGGCCGCGCGTTACTTGAGCGAAAGGCAAACGGCGCAGGTGGAAAAATTTGTCATGGTCGACGCGCAGGCACCGGTCAAGGCCAAGCCGGCACTGGCGGAACTGACGCCGACGCTGAAGCTGCCGACGGCGGATATTTTCTACATGGACAAACCGCTGGATCGCAACGCAGCGCTGGAGCGCATGCAGGCGAGCAAGCGTTTGAAGACCTCGGCATTCAGCCAGGTGGCGCTCAAGGCATTGCCGGATAACAAGGCTGAGCAGGAGCAGTTGTTCCGCCGCGTGCGTGGCTGGTTGAATGCGCAGAACACCGACTGA
- a CDS encoding ABC transporter substrate-binding protein, protein MLRSLKFTALTLGLMGAASAMAAGPDLTVVSFGGANKAAQVKAFYAPWEAAGNGKIVAGEYNGEMAKVKAMVDTKSVSWDLVEVESPELSRGCDEDMFEQLDPALFGKTEDYVKGAIQPCGVGFFVWSTVLAYNADKLKTAPTSWADFWDTKKFPGKRGLRKGAKYTLEFALMADGVAPKDVYKELASKGGQDRAFKKLDELKPNIQWWEAGAQPPQYLASGDVVMSSAYNGRIAAVQKESNLKVVWNGGIYDFDAWAIPKGLDAKRAEAAKKFIAYSVQPQQQKTYSENIAYGPANTQAVPLLAKDVLKDMPTTPENIANQVQIDVSFWADNGEQLEQRFNSWAAK, encoded by the coding sequence ATGTTGAGATCCCTGAAGTTCACCGCCCTGACTCTGGGCCTGATGGGTGCGGCCAGCGCAATGGCTGCTGGCCCGGATTTGACCGTGGTGTCGTTTGGCGGGGCGAACAAGGCGGCGCAAGTCAAAGCCTTCTATGCACCGTGGGAAGCGGCGGGTAACGGCAAGATCGTCGCCGGCGAATACAACGGCGAAATGGCCAAGGTCAAAGCCATGGTCGACACCAAGAGCGTGTCGTGGGATCTGGTGGAAGTCGAATCGCCGGAACTGTCCCGTGGCTGTGATGAAGACATGTTCGAACAACTCGACCCGGCGCTGTTCGGCAAGACTGAAGACTACGTCAAAGGCGCAATTCAGCCGTGCGGCGTGGGCTTCTTCGTCTGGTCGACCGTGCTCGCCTACAACGCCGACAAGCTGAAAACCGCACCGACCAGCTGGGCGGATTTCTGGGACACGAAGAAATTCCCGGGCAAGCGTGGCCTGCGCAAAGGCGCCAAGTACACCCTCGAATTTGCTTTGATGGCCGATGGCGTAGCGCCGAAAGACGTCTACAAAGAGCTGGCGAGCAAGGGTGGCCAGGATCGCGCGTTCAAGAAGCTTGATGAGCTGAAGCCGAACATCCAATGGTGGGAAGCCGGCGCACAACCGCCGCAGTACCTCGCTTCCGGTGACGTGGTCATGAGCTCGGCCTACAACGGTCGCATCGCTGCGGTGCAGAAAGAATCCAACCTGAAAGTGGTCTGGAACGGCGGCATCTACGACTTCGACGCGTGGGCCATCCCGAAAGGTCTGGACGCCAAGCGTGCCGAAGCGGCGAAGAAATTCATCGCTTACTCGGTGCAGCCGCAGCAGCAGAAGACCTACTCGGAAAACATTGCCTACGGCCCGGCCAATACCCAGGCTGTGCCGCTGCTGGCCAAGGATGTCCTGAAAGACATGCCGACCACCCCGGAAAACATCGCCAACCAGGTGCAGATCGACGTCAGCTTCTGGGCTGACAACGGCGAGCAACTGGAACAGCGCTTCAATTCCTGGGCTGCAAAGTAA
- a CDS encoding sensor histidine kinase: MKRFCCLWVIGCLWLPLMGWAAPAPPAHVAQLSASERQWLAQHNELRVGLVLQAPYAQYDRRLQRLSGANVELMKLLAKALNVELSWRNFQDLAQLETAAREGEIDIAPGLTQTPSALRLWQFSDPYMRVPQLVVSDQKASGGVDLEKLDSQTRVAVRMPSTTADYLRGNYPHLNLQGVPLERQALQLLLSQQASYAIVDEAQLGRLSAEPEFAELVVVGDIGLPQLLRVGSRRDWPELAGIVQSALRAIPAKDLEHLHSQWLQPKYPRLSESPGFWQNLSLLFAVMLLSCVAIVFWQRRQQHSLEQRLLAAREDIALRAASEEALRLTQFSIDQSTVGILWVNWDSHVRYANRAAENMLGYPSGGLIERPLIDFEPGLHMDRWLNLWKRARASEEGPLSFETSCVRADGSVLPADVSLSFLRFRDSEYLVVYLTDVTERRRALAALQESEARLQGIAANVPGLVFRLERAPVTGQIDFAYISEGSESLVGYAPAAIAHRDMGLRSLVHPDDRASYHQTQDQALDTDSDWSWQGRILTRQGQQRWAEIKAITRQLEDGAYVWDGIVWDITESKRIELELAASREQLRELSAHLESVREEEKARIAREVHDELGQMLTVLKLETSMCELAYAQLDPGLNERLNSMKRLIAQLFQLVRDVATALRPPILDAGIASAIEWQARRFEARTQIPCLVQVPDNLPPLSDAKAIGLFRILQEALTNVMRHAQAHTVELTLALEGDELCLTVSDDGVGFVAAAGRPASFGLVGMRERVLIMGGRLTLESEPGEGTSLMVRVPVSEV; the protein is encoded by the coding sequence ATGAAGCGATTTTGCTGCCTGTGGGTTATCGGCTGTTTGTGGCTTCCCTTGATGGGCTGGGCGGCGCCTGCGCCACCAGCGCACGTTGCGCAGTTGTCGGCGAGTGAGCGGCAATGGCTCGCGCAGCACAACGAATTGCGCGTTGGCCTGGTCTTGCAGGCGCCGTATGCGCAGTACGACCGGCGTTTGCAGCGCTTGTCCGGGGCCAACGTCGAGTTGATGAAGTTGTTGGCCAAGGCACTCAATGTCGAGCTGAGCTGGCGCAACTTTCAGGATCTGGCGCAGTTGGAGACGGCCGCGCGCGAAGGCGAAATCGATATCGCCCCGGGGCTGACCCAGACGCCGAGCGCCCTGCGTCTCTGGCAGTTCTCCGATCCGTACATGCGTGTACCGCAATTGGTGGTCAGCGATCAGAAGGCCAGCGGCGGGGTGGATCTGGAAAAACTCGACAGCCAGACCCGCGTCGCCGTGCGCATGCCGAGCACCACCGCCGACTATCTGCGCGGCAACTATCCGCACCTGAACCTGCAAGGCGTGCCCCTTGAACGTCAGGCGTTGCAGCTGTTGTTGAGTCAGCAAGCGTCATACGCGATCGTTGATGAAGCGCAGCTCGGTCGCCTCTCGGCAGAACCGGAGTTCGCCGAACTGGTGGTGGTCGGCGACATCGGTCTGCCGCAACTGCTGCGGGTCGGTTCGCGCCGCGATTGGCCGGAGCTGGCCGGTATCGTTCAGAGTGCATTGCGTGCAATCCCGGCGAAGGATCTCGAACATCTGCACAGCCAATGGCTGCAACCGAAATACCCGCGACTGTCGGAGTCGCCGGGGTTCTGGCAGAACCTCAGTCTGTTGTTTGCCGTCATGTTGCTCAGTTGCGTGGCCATCGTGTTCTGGCAGCGGCGCCAACAGCACAGTCTTGAGCAGCGTCTGCTCGCCGCGCGCGAAGACATCGCCTTGCGGGCTGCCAGCGAAGAGGCCTTGCGGTTGACGCAGTTTTCCATTGATCAAAGCACTGTCGGCATTCTTTGGGTCAATTGGGACAGCCATGTGCGCTACGCCAACCGGGCGGCGGAAAACATGCTCGGTTATCCATCGGGCGGGCTGATCGAACGACCTCTGATCGATTTCGAACCGGGTTTGCACATGGACCGCTGGCTCAACCTGTGGAAGCGCGCACGGGCCAGTGAAGAAGGGCCGTTGAGTTTCGAAACAAGCTGCGTACGGGCCGATGGCAGTGTTTTGCCCGCAGACGTATCGCTGAGTTTCCTGCGTTTTCGCGACAGTGAATATCTGGTGGTCTATCTCACCGATGTCACCGAACGCAGGCGTGCGCTGGCGGCTTTGCAGGAAAGCGAAGCGCGTCTGCAAGGTATCGCCGCCAACGTGCCGGGGCTGGTGTTCCGGCTGGAGAGGGCGCCAGTGACTGGGCAAATCGACTTTGCCTACATTTCCGAGGGCAGTGAGAGCCTGGTGGGTTACGCACCAGCGGCCATCGCCCACCGCGACATGGGCCTGCGCAGCCTGGTGCATCCGGACGACAGGGCCAGTTATCACCAGACCCAGGATCAGGCGCTGGACACCGACAGCGATTGGTCGTGGCAGGGGCGAATTCTCACACGCCAGGGGCAACAGCGTTGGGCCGAGATCAAGGCGATCACCCGGCAACTGGAGGATGGCGCCTATGTCTGGGATGGCATCGTCTGGGACATCACCGAGAGCAAGCGCATCGAACTGGAGCTGGCGGCGTCGCGTGAGCAATTGCGTGAACTGTCGGCGCACCTTGAGAGCGTGCGCGAAGAGGAAAAGGCGCGAATCGCCCGCGAGGTTCACGATGAACTGGGGCAGATGTTGACCGTGCTGAAACTGGAGACGTCGATGTGCGAACTGGCCTACGCGCAACTGGATCCCGGTCTGAACGAACGCTTGAACAGCATGAAACGCCTGATCGCTCAGTTGTTTCAATTGGTCCGCGATGTGGCGACGGCACTGCGCCCGCCGATTCTCGACGCCGGGATTGCCTCGGCAATCGAGTGGCAGGCGCGACGTTTCGAGGCGCGCACGCAAATTCCGTGTCTGGTGCAGGTGCCGGACAATCTGCCGCCGCTGAGCGATGCCAAGGCGATTGGCCTGTTCCGCATTCTGCAAGAAGCACTGACCAACGTCATGCGCCATGCCCAGGCGCATACTGTTGAACTGACGCTGGCGCTGGAAGGCGATGAATTGTGTCTGACGGTCAGTGATGACGGCGTAGGATTTGTCGCCGCTGCCGGTCGGCCGGCTTCGTTTGGACTGGTCGGCATGCGCGAGCGGGTGTTGATCATGGGCGGGCGGTTGACGCTGGAGAGTGAGCCGGGGGAGGGCACCAGTCTGATGGTGCGAGTGCCCGTGAGTGAGGTCTGA
- a CDS encoding response regulator transcription factor, with protein sequence MIRVLVAEDHTIVREGIKQLIGLAKDLQVVGEASNGEQLLETLRSVPCEVVLLDISMPGVNGLEAIPRIRALNNPPAILVLSMHDEAQMAARALKVGAAGYATKDSDPALLLTAIRKVAAGGRYIDPDLADRMVFEVGLTDARPLHSLLSEREFSVFERLAQGANVNDIAQQLALSSKTISTHKARLMQKLNITSLAELVKYAMEHKLL encoded by the coding sequence GTGATCCGTGTACTGGTAGCCGAAGACCACACCATCGTCCGTGAAGGCATCAAGCAATTGATCGGCCTGGCCAAGGATCTGCAAGTGGTGGGGGAGGCGAGCAATGGCGAGCAGTTGCTCGAAACCCTGCGCAGCGTGCCGTGCGAGGTGGTCTTGCTGGACATCTCCATGCCCGGGGTCAACGGTCTGGAGGCGATCCCGCGCATCCGTGCGCTGAACAACCCGCCGGCGATTCTGGTACTGTCGATGCACGACGAAGCGCAAATGGCCGCTCGGGCCTTGAAGGTCGGTGCAGCCGGGTATGCGACCAAGGACAGCGATCCGGCGCTGCTGCTTACGGCGATCCGCAAAGTCGCGGCGGGCGGGCGCTACATCGATCCGGATCTGGCTGACCGGATGGTCTTTGAGGTCGGCCTGACCGATGCGCGGCCGTTGCACTCATTGTTGTCCGAACGCGAGTTCTCGGTGTTCGAGCGCCTCGCCCAGGGCGCCAACGTCAACGACATCGCCCAGCAACTGGCCCTGAGCAGCAAAACCATCAGCACGCACAAGGCGCGGTTGATGCAGAAGCTCAACATCACCTCGCTCGCCGAACTGGTGAAATACGCGATGGAACACAAACTCCTCTGA
- a CDS encoding ABC transporter permease, whose product MAIAVPLNEGASPTLKQKLKRAERVNRWKAQALIAPLVLFLLLVFLVPIVALLYKSVGNPEVVGGMPRTVAAIASWDGRGLPAEPVYKAAGEDLAEARKNQTLGDLSKRLNMELAGYRSLLTKTARALPFASEPASYKDALEALDERWGDPAYWQAVKRNTSSITPYYLLAAVDHRIDDLGEIAPATPDQAIYLDIFARTFWMGLIITVICLLLAYPLAYLLANLPSRQSNLLMILVLLPFWTSILVRVAAWIVLLQSGGLINSALLAMGIIDKPLELVFNRTGVYISMVHILLPFMILPIYSVMKGISPTYMRAAISLGCHPFASFWRVYFPQTYAGVGAGCLLVFILAIGYYITPALLGSPNDQMVSYFVAFYTNTSINWGMATALGGLLLLATVVLYLIYSWLVGASRLRLS is encoded by the coding sequence ATGGCCATCGCCGTTCCCCTGAACGAGGGCGCCAGCCCCACCTTGAAGCAGAAGCTCAAGCGCGCCGAGCGGGTCAACCGCTGGAAGGCGCAGGCGCTGATTGCGCCGCTGGTGCTGTTTCTGTTGCTGGTGTTTCTGGTGCCGATCGTGGCGCTGCTCTACAAAAGCGTCGGCAACCCCGAAGTGGTGGGCGGCATGCCGCGCACTGTGGCGGCCATCGCCAGTTGGGATGGCCGCGGCCTGCCCGCTGAACCCGTCTACAAAGCTGCCGGCGAAGACCTCGCCGAAGCGCGCAAAAACCAGACCTTGGGCGATTTGTCCAAGCGCTTGAACATGGAATTGGCCGGCTATCGCAGCCTGCTGACCAAAACCGCCCGGGCGCTGCCATTCGCCAGCGAACCGGCCTCCTATAAAGACGCACTGGAAGCGCTCGACGAGCGTTGGGGCGATCCGGCCTACTGGCAAGCGGTCAAACGCAACACCAGTAGCATTACCCCGTATTACCTGTTGGCGGCAGTCGATCACCGCATCGACGACCTCGGCGAAATCGCTCCGGCCACGCCGGATCAGGCGATCTACCTCGACATCTTCGCCCGCACTTTCTGGATGGGCCTGATCATCACGGTGATCTGCCTGCTGCTCGCTTATCCACTGGCGTATCTGCTGGCGAACCTGCCATCGCGCCAGAGCAACCTGCTGATGATTCTGGTGTTGCTGCCGTTCTGGACCTCGATTCTGGTACGGGTCGCGGCGTGGATTGTGCTGTTGCAATCGGGCGGACTGATCAACAGCGCGCTGCTGGCCATGGGCATCATCGATAAACCGCTGGAACTGGTATTCAACCGCACCGGCGTGTACATCTCGATGGTGCACATCCTGCTGCCGTTCATGATCCTGCCGATCTACAGCGTGATGAAAGGCATCTCGCCAACTTACATGCGCGCCGCGATCTCGCTGGGCTGCCACCCGTTCGCCAGTTTCTGGCGGGTGTATTTCCCGCAGACCTATGCCGGTGTCGGCGCCGGGTGCCTGTTGGTGTTCATCCTCGCCATTGGCTACTACATCACCCCGGCGCTGCTCGGCAGCCCGAACGATCAGATGGTCAGCTACTTCGTCGCGTTCTACACCAACACCAGCATCAACTGGGGCATGGCCACCGCGCTGGGCGGATTGTTGCTGCTGGCAACCGTGGTGCTTTATCTGATCTACAGCTGGCTGGTGGGCGCCAGTCGCCTGCGCCTGAGCTAA